CGGGTACCGCTGCCGAAAGCAGCCGAGAAAATTCTACAGCCCCAAATTCTAGAAAGAGAAAGGGTAGATCAAATATTCAGGAATCCAATCCAGATGCGAGAATTGACGAAGTGGCAAGAGCAAATGAAGTGCAATCAGGTGGTGGAATCAAGACAAGGAGAAGGAAATATTGACCATTCTAATCCTAAGAGATTAATTCTGACCATTCACCTCTTGAAAGAGCGAGATCTTTTGAGATGAGCAATTGGCGTCATGAAAGGTTTTTACTTTTCTTCCCAGAAGGTAATCTGATCACCTAGGCCATTGTTGTTCtgtaatttgattttatttcttttggtcTTCCTCTCCCAGGCAATTCACTTTCCTCCCCACAAAATAAAGCTTCCCCTACTGATACACTAGGGTTTAATGCTTGTGATGAGCTTTGCCTTatatcttgtattttttttttttaattatttttttttattaataaacttaacttaccaaaaaaaaaaaaaaaaaaaaaaagtagcttaCCATCACTCTTAAATTCCTCTTCTAATGCCTGATATGTGCTGCATCAGTTCCCAATCATCATATGATATCAAAGCGCCGTGACTTTTTCTTGAATGCAGTGCTTGTGgatttattttccattttcctttCCGTGGGATTTGGTTCGCAGGATCTAAAATTTTCTTCGGATTCTACATTCACAAGAATGTGATGTATGGGAATCTAAATTTCTTAGAATGAGACAATTCTCACGGTTGGAAATGATTATGAATCTAATAAGAATTTTCCGAATATGAGATGTGAATGTTTGCTTTGTTCCTAGATATTATGCAGGAATTATTTATTCTTCTAAAAATATCTTTATGTTTATCTTTTCAAGCGTATAAAGTTTTTTGATAcagaataatttaaaaattaaacaaaaaatgacacaagaaaaactaaatataaaccgggaattttttttttttttttttttttttatttctcaatatataaattgtccatgctatttgatttttttttctttatttttcttctataaCCAAATAAAACATGTTTATTTCCATTTTTGTGGAATAAAATAGTTCCTCACTTCTATTTATAGATTTTACGTTcgtttcctcttttttttttttttttttttttttttggaataaaatagTTTCACTTTTGTATACAAATTTCacaaatcatcaaaatcaaaccTGTAAAATGGCATTAAAATAATAACCATAACAAAATTATCACGTAGCCTGTAATCTTAACGatattcaataaaaaaagaatagaaaatcaaatGGTAGTATCAAAACGTTTAAAAAGTTTGCAGACCAATGTCACCTACCTATTACATGCTATTACATATATAATGGAGTCAACCCTCCGGGCTCTAGCATGGGATATGAACAtgtttgggcttgtttggcaaataacAGAacttagttttgaaattagtaaaaaataatgacgtgatacaaaataaaaagaatttgtataaaaaagtgaaaaagttttgtattataatgaatttttttatttgaaaaataataaaaaattattgatgtgatataaaaagtgaaaaaagtaagaatgttttgatgttgattgttattgaataatgaaaaaaaaaaaaaattgtaaatagtGATCAACACTATTCTATAATGTACAAGAGCTTAACAAACAAGCCCAAATtgtcatttaaaataaagtaaacatTTCTAAGGCCAATGAAATGTGGATTCCTACTTCTATAGAAGAGAATTCACATTTCCTGTTCAAAAAGGTTGGGAGGGAATTCAcatttttttgggtatttggaTTCCCTCCACTTTAGCACAACTGAATGATGTAATCTATTAAGATTTTCAGGAATTCTAAAAATATTACTCTCATCCAAAtgccctattttttatttttatttttaattattaatgggTTGTATTAGTTCTTGTTATTACCtagcctagagcctcttataaTTCAAATTGTTTTTAGCTCTGCCCTTTGGTTAGTTGAGGTGCCGAGCCGAAACCTCTTATGAgtgaagaaagagaaaagaaaatattaaggTTAATTAACCTTGGATTAGCCTAAAATAAGTGAACAAAATGGAGGGGGTTTGCAAGAGGAATGATAGGTAGGGGCAAACCAACCGCTCCTGCCCCATTTTCATTAAAATGGGATTTTTATAACCAAAAACAACTTCTCATGTCTCATTAGAAGTTgcttttgattaaaaatattatttttttaataaaagggtCTGTTGGACCCGGTTGGTTTGCCCCCAACTATCATTTCTCGGTTTGCAAATGTGAAACCAAAAATTGCAGCCTACCATTTTGATCAAATACAAAATGAAAatgggataaaaaaaaaaatccagtttACAGGACTGGAGACAGCCAAAGATGAATGGTTAGATAAGGCCCACGTGTCCAAACGACATAGCTCAACAAGGTTGCTACCCATGCAATTATGCAaagcaaaaaagcaaaagcaaatcCATGGTGCACTGAGTATTTCTAGTTTATTTAAAATCAAATGGTCAAGATTTTGTCATTTAAAATATAGGGCGGCGATAgagttattataatttttactatatatatatatataaattgacgTGACAATTTATGTGGTATTTATTACGTTAgtcactaaacaattaaatttgattgtagtACACATGGTAATGTTCTGTGAACTGTCACGTCGGTTTATAAATTTAGATAACATTTACCATGTTGACtgctaaataattaaatttaattgtaattaacATGGCAATGTCACGTGAACTGCCCATCAATTTGTAAGGGATTAGCAGTGAAATTATAAATGTTAAGAGTTACtaaaaagataattttatttagtagactgGTATACGACTAGCATATTATTAGGATaacatgacagtaaaaattattattattatttttttttaaagtgttgattcaaaatttaaaagggttaatttttattgttaaatcatcaaattatattataatcgtaaattaaatagcattattaGTCAGTAAAATTGCAAAATGATAAATACTAGAAAGGAAAATTTTCAACCATTTCTAAAGGATTCTGATATCCGGGGGGAAACTGTCATCCAAGCGCGCggttaaaatgatttttgaaacgGTGAAAATGGCGGCATCGAGGCTCATCTTCCCTCCCGCCTCTCTCACTCAAACAACAGTGCATATCACGCTCGAAGCTTGACAAATATAGAaactctgcttcttcttcttcttcttcgtctttctGAACCATAAATAGAACATATCTGACTATCAGGGAAACGCTGTAATTCCTCATGGGCGCGCACGAAAACACAGTGCAGGCCACGCGCTCGTCCAAGAAGCGGGCTTCGGCGGTGCTCTCTCAACAACTCTCCACGGCAAAGAAGCGAGTCGTGCTGGGCGATCTCACCAACTCGTTGAATCTCGGGTCGTTGCGGGACTCGGATTTCGGTCCTAACAAACCCAAATGCACGTTGAAATGgaaggaggaagaggaggaggaggatcaGGAGCCCTCGGAGGAAGAGACTGCGGTGAGCTCCATGGTTCATCCCCTGAAGTGCGCTTACTCAAATTCTATATACAAGCATCTTCAGGCCCAGGAGGTACAGcttttccaatttttatttgattaatttttcatttttatttttcttcacttATTTGGTTGATTTTCTTACTGATTGGGATttgggattttgttttttgaaattgaaaataggATTCTAACATCATATCTGCTCTTCGGAATTGTATTTTATCATATCCATGCTATGTTTGTGGAAACAATCTTTCAATTATCAATTGGGTTCAGAAATGTGGAGTGGGTTCGTCCGGGTCCTGTTTGATTCAATGGCTAGAGTTTGTTTGTGCTTTCTTGAATGCTCACTTGGCTCTGCCTGGATTTTTCCTCTTGAAATGATTCGAAATTGATAAGGAGTTGGTGCATGATGCTCGAACAtgtaccttctttttttttttttttttttttttatttatttatatatatatatatatatatatatatatatatatataaatacgtGGAAAGAAAATACATTAACTAGGGCCGGCCAACCCtgaacataaaaaaaacaagaaaaactaagaatgaaagtacgcAGAGACAATGCTTCTGAAGATGCGGGCCTATTGAACATGTACTTTTTAAGAGTGcgtatttattttctatttatgtaTTGATTACAAGTCTAAATATGATTAAAGCCCTTATGTGTCTTGAACTTGTACTGAAGCTAATATTAAGCTCTAtttgttttgaggtaaaacgttttcattgtgattttttggtattttataaAACTActgattttttggtattttattgtgaacttgaaaatattttccattttccGTTATTTGGTTGGCAATAAAAATGTTTCCTCaatgttagagtatatttggATTACTCTAAACTTAAAGATTTGATGAGGATTGGCTAACACTCACAACATTGTTCACTTGTGGGGGTTGTTCCGGCGAGCGTTGGTATCAATGGGAGAAGGGGTGATGTTCGAGGTGTGTTATGGTGTGGGTGTTCGTTGGGAGAGGAGGTCTAAAGAGATGAGCGATCGAcggaaaaagttttatgccttaaaaaaaatgtcaactaCTTTACAAAATCCAAAGGGGGTGTTTTAACTGAACATGTTTTACGGTTGACCAAGTTTTCCAAACGCAACATACACCGAGAAATGCTGAAAAGGTTTTATGGAAAATGctgaaaatattgaaattttttggttttgttataTCTGTTGCAGCTACTGAAGCAACTATTGGGTTGAACTGGTTTAAGTTTTGGGGAGGATTTTGCTTTCTCCAACACATAACGAAGAAATCTAGTCTTAAATTTTAACTCCTGTATCTTCCGGCACTTGTCATTACTCATTAGTAACAACACGCTTGTATGCTTCTGATGATGTTGGGGCAATCGTATCTAACTTGCCTAATGATGTTGGTTGGTAATTCAGATGGAGGTGAGCAGAAGGCCATTGCCTGGTTACATGGAGTCGGTTCAAAACGATGTTGCTCCATATATGCGAGAAATTCTGTTAGATTGGTTGGTAGAGGTTGCGGAGGAATACAAGCTTGTCCCAGACACCCTTTATCTCACCGCATCATATATTGACAGATTCCTCTCTTACCGTGCTGTCGGCAAGAACAAGATACAGCTACTTGGTGTTTCATGCATGCTTATTGCGTCGTAAAGACATGAtcctattttgttttatattttatgcaaATAGTTTGCGTCGGTTTTCATTCTTGAAATGTTCATTGCTTTATGGTTTGATGATACAGAAAGTATGAAGAGATCAGTCCTCCACATGTTGAAGACTTTTGCTATATGACAGATAATACATACACCATGGAAGAGGTTTCtgtctatttctttctttttttctgcttTGTCCTTTTTACCTTTTTGGTGCCTGTCCTTCcctctattttctctcttctctctttcagttttcttcttaaaaagaggtaaggaaaagagaaaaaaaaaaaaaaaaatccttcctCAACCATGCGAACAGGTATATTGGGCCGACTTTGACGTATATCTCTTGGCGTCCAAATTATTGAAATCTAAGATTCAAATCTCAATATTTCCTACATTTTCTTGTTAACCAAATTGAACACTTTCTTCATTTCCCTTAATAAGGCTTTATAGCATGTAGTTTTGGTGGTCATTTTGCAGGTGGTGGACATGGAGAGACATGTGCTTAAATTCTTGAACTTTGAGATGGGTACGCCTACAACAAAGACTTTTCTCAGGCAAGAATGCTGCAAAATGTTATTGGActgccttctttttgttttgggttccAATGTTGTTTGTTATGGCATCTATGTTAATTTCTtaagttgtatttgtttttcgTGCCCTCTTTTTCTTCCACATAAGTGATTAATATCCAGATGCTAATATGATAAACATCACATTTCTTATTGTTTTTCAGAATATTCACGAGAGTTGCTGAAGAGAATGGCAAAGTAGGCCAACAACTTCACCAGTACTGATATTTGTTCTTTTgtcatttctttcttcaattttagttACCAATTCTGTAATGTTTGTGCTTTTCAGTCATTAAAGTTGCAATTTGAACTATTGGGTTGTTATCTTGCGGAGCTAAGTTTGTTAGATTATAGATGTGTGCCGTTCTTACCATCAGTGCTTGCTGCATCGgctatttttctttcaagattCACGATCGAACCTGAGATGCATCCTTGGGTAAGAAAGCTTGAATTTTGCACTATAGAAAGTACAATGACTAATCTGAAAATTGGCAATTTTTTGGGATTGGGAATAATCTGATCAACGGTAAAAATTCTTGAAAGCTAAACACCATTATTTGGCAGTCATTCTGTATGAATTGATGAAAGTCTTTCAAGTGAAATAATGGGGGGAAAGGTAGCATGCTAGGAAGAGAAGAATGCATAGATTAggttttttaattgttgatataatttatattcaatAACTTATAGAATATTGTTTGAAACTCTAGAATTATCtggaaagtgttttttttttttaattagggaTGGACCATGAATTCTGTTGCACATTATGCAGAGTTTAGCGCTTCAATGCTATTCTGGCTATAGACCATCTGACTTGAAGGAATGTGTCCTTGCCATTCATGACTTGCAACTAAATAGAAAGGAAAGCTCTTTGCAGGCAGTAAGAGAGAAATACAGGAAGCACAAGGTATTCTTGTTTTATGCTCCTTTGATATGCATCTTCTACAGGCACTATTGAATTCAGTAATCCCATGAATGTAGCTTCCTTAGGGATTGTGGTTCCTGTAAATAGCTGAAGTGAACTGGTTGGGCATGGGTGTGTATTTTGTTAGATCAGTATTTATCCCAAAATTAAAGTCAATATAAAAAGgtaaatttagtcatttaatcaatactttagcATTCCTTTTCACGTGTGAGTTCGAACTCTCAAATAATAAGTAAGGCTTAACAcgttaaatattttaattgaaattggggGTGAATTATGGAGCTAAAATTCGAACTCATAACCGTTGctttgatattatgttaaatcgtTACTTATTTCAAAggcttaagctgatagaaaatagattatttaatcatttaatcaatactttaacatttatGTTGATTTATGCCAATTTTATGTATGCTCTCCATAGATACATTTTAGAGTTTAGTACATGAGATTGCTGCTTTCTTACAAACATTAATCTGATCATAACTGAATGATCTTTTCTGATAACACTTCCTCTAACTTTTTTTGGCCTGATTCTGATGACAGTATATGTGTGTATCAACATTGACTTCTCCCTCGGAAATTCCTGCATATTATTTTGAGGCCATCAATGGATAGGAATCCATGACATTGTGAATGAAGTCTACTTTGAAGTCTGAAGTAGTCTTGTCATAGAGTTTCTTCTAACAGATTACAATTTACTTCTCTCTTCCAATACTGGCATTTTTGCTGAATTGGAGGGTGTAATAAATCACTTGCTGGTTGAGAGCTGCTCGATTTGAAGTTGGCATGTGTTGAAGTGCCTGAAAACTTTGTGCTCTGCATGTGCATTGCATCACATGTAGAGCCATTATTGACCAATATTTCAGCTTTAATGAGCAGCTCCTTTGCTAGTTATGAAGATGTGAGCTCATTTCATGTAATCCACAAAATCAAAGTTCCTCTTTTTGTGATTCATTTGTAATTTGTGAATATAAACAAGGATTGAGAAAATGATTCTTCACTCGATCTCTTTCCATCCCATCACACATTCCTAAATTTTCAAACATTCTATGAGAATGGGACATCCATAATTGCTTGTAGGATATAGGATCCTTGGGCGACAAAAGGTGTCTATTACattctttttttgtgtttgaaatTTGTGAATGTTTGGTAAAGCTTTTGAAATATGTTTTTGTATTGAGTTTTAAGTAGAGTTTTTGAAGaggtgaaaagtgaaaagtatTGTCTATGAACAAAATTGTTtggaaaactttttaaaaagtgtattttaatatttCTGAAAAGCAAAAAAGATTTAGGTGctcaaaatataaaagaaaaaaaaagtagaaaattgCTATACCCTTTTTTTCCACTGGGGTGGCTGTGTTTCCGATCCTTTGTTAGAGGTAGCTGCATGACCACTTCCTCTCTTTAGCTTGTGGCctcttccctattttttttttcccctaatttgtaaaatttttgtgCATATTCTTTTCAAAATCTTGGTACCATTTtagtatttttgaaaaatgatgttTTCTGTTCAAATTCCACACAAATAATCACAAAACGACACAAACCCACGTGCTTTATGCGATTTTGATTTAAcgttttaattttcaatttgatagATTTAAGACTTGAGTTTGAgttgattttgaattcaaaACCTCTATTAGATTTTTTGTCAAATAGGTAACAAAaataagtttgaaaaatattattatgttcttctaatgaaaaaaaaaaagcaaaaagaaaaaaaaaaaaaagaaagaaaaaaaaccagcaCAGACACCCTAAGTTTGGGGTTGCTTGCGAGctaccctatttttttttttttccttttatttatttattttttattagagaGACATAATAGTATTTCATACTTATTTGACAGAAAATCTAACATGCATCTcaccataatttttaaaaaagaactttagaaaaattgtaaatatttAGAAAGTCgaaattttattccaaaaacaTGACCAGTCAAAATTAATGATGTGTCATATTAAATATTATGTGATAGTTAATATGACCAACAAAAAGTTAACTTAAATATTTGCACGCATACCTCAGTAAAAATAAAGATGTGTCATACTAAGTACtaagaatttttaatttttttttttttttggttgtattttAATAAGGGATAATGCAAAATTTGATTTACGTGGTTtagaattttaacaaataactccctcaaactttaaaaagttattgaaCGCTCCccaataaataaagaaacaaaaaaaaaaataggttcaTGCCCTTAAAAAGTTGGTAGAATATGTTAATGTGCCACATCAGCACCAATTATAGTGTGACATATATGtaacttacaataaaaaatattaaaaaattaatataaaatatacctTAAATTTTTCTAAGAATTTGATTATACATTTCTAAACTTCATATACCAAAGTGAAAATTTATgtaatttcaatatatttttcacaagTATTTTGAGtgttgtaatatatttttattaattttctcttCCCATTTAATTCAAGCCCATTGTCAGCTCCAAGTCCAACAGCCGTTACAGCCCGTTCCAGTTTAGACCCGGTCTCTCGCACGCTCAACGACTCAACGTTCATAACTTCATAGGCTAGCCGAGAATCGGAAAGCAAAAGACGTCTGAACAGGAAACCGGAGGAACCGGTGAAGACATGGAAGTGGAAGCGGATGAGAAGGAGCTTAAAGCGGCCGGGGCCGAGCCCCTGCCTGACAGCCGGCGCGGCCTGCGCATCCATGGGTGGGAGATCGAGTCTCGCAAGCGCTCAATCCTCACCTCCTCCAACTTCGTCCTGTCAGTAAAAAATTTGTCTAAAAAGTCACAAATTTCTATTTCGTATAGATTGCACATGAATTTAAGGGTTTTCCAATTTCTATTTCAATTTGGAGTTACTTAGTGAGATCTCTGTGTTGGTGGTGCTTGCAGGTGGGAAGAGAAACTTCAGACTTCTCACCTGCCGGAGATGGTTTTTGGGGAGAGTTGTTTGGTTCTTAAACATGTGAACAGTGGCACCAAAATCCATTTCAATGCCTTTGATGCTCTGACTGGATGGAAGCAGGAGGCGCTGCCGCCTGTTGAAGTCCCCGCCGCGGCGAAATGGAAATTCAGAAGGTAATTTCTTTGTTGTGGACAATTGGATCGAACTACATCATGCATAGCTTTTATAGTGATACCACCTTGTCACGCCTTGGCCCCTGATCTTAATGAAAAGGGAAAACCTACCTCCTAGTGGAATTCACATCGGAAGAAGACACAGTGCAACAAGCATTACACAAAATTAGAAATTTACCTTAATATACCTGTCTAGGGCATCAACTCAAATTTCTATCGTGGTGTCGTTTCCTAATCTTGCTGATTAGCACTAGCTCCCATATCTTCTGTAAATAAAAGATCGAACTTACGCATGTTACCGACATGCAATTCGATCGAAGTAGAGGATGAAATTGTATCTAACTTCTACGGATAAAACATGTTCTCTCCACGGGATAGAAATGTAAATGTTCTCTTACTCATATAGATGTCTGAATTTCCTCGAGTTGGCTTACCGTTGATTGGCAGTATAAGTATTGAAAGAATGCTGCTTATGTGAAATATTAATTTGAGTGTGTGTGTGGTCgtgattttgtgtttgtttccaTCAATCAAATCATTGTTGTCAATATACCAGCATGTGCAGAGGGATTGTTTTTTGGtcttaaattattattgtgaattTGCAGCAAACCCTCCCAGGAGGTAATACTGGACTATGACTACACATTCACAACGCCATATTGTGGGAGTGAAACAACTGAGATAGATACAGAGGAGGTATGTGCTCCCTCGTTTTCTATAGCTGTGTGAAATTTGCGTTGTCTGGGCTCCTCTTGTAGATTCGACTTTGTGTATGTGTTGCATAATTTAATGAGTTCCCTGTCCCTGTCCCTTTCAGTGCATTCCTTTCTTTTAGTCTTTTTCAATTTCAGAATGtaagacaaatatttttctgGAAACAGAAAGGGATAATTTTAGCCGGCTTCTGAATTTGGAGGATTGTCATTATGGCTTTGACTGttgtttttataataataacacCGATATATTGTGGTTGGTACTGTTTCATATGGTCAGCGTGGAAGAGGAGAAATCTCTCAGGAGGCATGTAGTCTCCAATGGGAGGAATGTGAGGAGCAAATTGATGTTGTTTCACTGGCATCAAAAGAGCCTATTCTCTTCTATGATGAGGTGTGCATCTTGATACCTAGAACCAGGTATGTTCTCTTCCCAGAATATGTTTCCATGCCATGACCAATGTAATCATGTAATGGAACAGGTAGTCTTGTATGAAGATGAGTTGGCTGATAATGGAGTGTCACTCTTAACTGTAAAAGTGGTAACTATTCGATCTTTTAATATGATGTCAAACTGCTATCTGCACAACATTGAGATGGTTAAGGACTAACCacgttcttgtttttttttttttttttttctagagaGTCATGCCAAGTTGTTGGTTTCTTCTTCTGCGATTCTGGGTGAGTCAACTTTATTGGTTCACGATATCTCTGCATGACATTATATAATGCAATGGAGAATttgtttgattaaatttttctaaacatatgtaaatgcatttttttttctagcatGTATAAATCTTTTTGACCCACACCCGTATTTCTGATGTTCAAGCGGCAATACGCATACAAAGGGCATACTCTGTTCTAGTAAACTCTGAAACTTATAAGGGACTACATATGTGCTTCACTTTCTTTTGCGTGTTAATTAACTCACGAACAAAGCAAGAATTGGACCCACTGCCTCATCCACCACCCCATACTTACGAGGGTGAAAGTGTCATTAGGCCCAAAGGCCATTACTTTATGTTCTCTTGCTGTTTATAGAATTTTTGTTTAGTCACTGAATCagttcttcttgtagcttagaGTTGATGGCGTGCTTATGAGACTAAGGGACACTCGTATGCATTGCATCTTTGGAGTTAATGCAAATCCCGTCATTCTTCGAGAAAGTTGCTGGAGAGAAGCAACATTTGAAGCTTTATCTGCTGTAAGTTTGCCTCTTTTGTGTGTGCACTTGCacttgcatgcatgcatgtgtgcAAAATCATAATGTTCTCTGATTCTAGGATGATAATCTTGTTATTTTAGTCTTTACACTTTAGAAAATGCTGTGCATATGTGCAATGATGCTAGGTTGATGATGTCGTTTCGTCTATTTGCCAATCTTTCACAGATATTCTTATTTTATCTGCATTTGGAGAGTCAACAAACTGCTCCTGTCACTTTCTGGGTGTTACAGGGGATAATTCGGTTGCTTTAGATAATATTAACTTCAGTAGTATGGTAATCTTTTAAAGTTCAAAGACTCCTTGTCTCCTGTACCCCAAGAAAACACACTATGCCTGCACACGTATCTCTTATGTATCTCTTTTGGAGTATGAACTGCATTTTCTTTTCAGCTGATTTTGTAATGGTACTAATATGTTGGGTGTGGGATCTATTGAACAAGTAGGAATGAACTGCATTTTCCTTTCCCTCCATAGACACTACAAAAGGCACAAAGGCATCATCTTTCACACAACACTTCGAGTGTTACTGGCCGTCCACCAACAGGCATACAAGTCA
The sequence above is drawn from the Alnus glutinosa chromosome 11, dhAlnGlut1.1, whole genome shotgun sequence genome and encodes:
- the LOC133882564 gene encoding cyclin-A3-4-like; the protein is MGAHENTVQATRSSKKRASAVLSQQLSTAKKRVVLGDLTNSLNLGSLRDSDFGPNKPKCTLKWKEEEEEEDQEPSEEETAVSSMVHPLKCAYSNSIYKHLQAQEMEVSRRPLPGYMESVQNDVAPYMREILLDWLVEVAEEYKLVPDTLYLTASYIDRFLSYRAVGKNKIQLLGVSCMLIASKYEEISPPHVEDFCYMTDNTYTMEEVVDMERHVLKFLNFEMGTPTTKTFLRIFTRVAEENGKSLKLQFELLGCYLAELSLLDYRCVPFLPSVLAASAIFLSRFTIEPEMHPWSLALQCYSGYRPSDLKECVLAIHDLQLNRKESSLQAVREKYRKHKYMCVSTLTSPSEIPAYYFEAING
- the LOC133881907 gene encoding TIP41-like protein, giving the protein MEVEADEKELKAAGAEPLPDSRRGLRIHGWEIESRKRSILTSSNFVLWEEKLQTSHLPEMVFGESCLVLKHVNSGTKIHFNAFDALTGWKQEALPPVEVPAAAKWKFRSKPSQEVILDYDYTFTTPYCGSETTEIDTEERGRGEISQEACSLQWEECEEQIDVVSLASKEPILFYDEVVLYEDELADNGVSLLTVKVRVMPSCWFLLLRFWLRVDGVLMRLRDTRMHCIFGVNANPVILRESCWREATFEALSAKGYPSDSAAYSDPSIISQRLPIVMHKTQKLKVPGNL